GTTATCACTGCTCACTGGAGTTTATGCCTCTGAAGTGCTGGCTGTTTTATTTAGCGTGGGAATTCACTGCCAAACTGCGTGTTGCAGTCTATACAGCTCCAGACTCCAACAATGATAGGAGTGAGGCACTTAACGAGTTACACCATCATATCAGTGAACAGCTGACAGCCCACCTGGATGCTGTTCTTATCCTAGCTGGGGACTTTAACAATGCTGAACAATGCTATGCTGCTCAAACACTGACTTTCcaacatgggggaaaaaaaacctcacaagaTTGTTTTTACCTCTCTGAGAGACATCTACAAGTGCCTTCTATCCCCCACCTAGGAGCCACAGACCATTGCACTTTTATGCTAATGCAATCTTACTGACCACTGGTTAAAGTCTCCCAACAAATTAGGTCACAGGTACGAGTGTGACCAGAAGGGTTCGTTGAGCCACTTCAAGACTGTTTTGCCACCACAAATTGGACCATATTTAAACAGGCTGCCACCAAAAGCTTCCTCACGGACCTTGAGGGATACAGACTATTACTGGCTACTGTAGATCAGCAAATGCATGGAGATGTCACCAGCACTAAGTCAATCACTGTTATGCTCATCGGCAGTCATGTCTATCGGTGAGGTCTACAGACTACTGAAGGTCCGTAATGCTGCCTTTAGATCTGGAGATGAGGAGGGCCCGAGGACATCCAAGGCAAATCTGTCCTGTGGCATCAGAGAAGCCAAGAAGGATTGATTACACCAGGAAGATTGTCCACTGGCTCAGTGACACAAGGAGTCTGTAGTGTGGTGTTCAGTCCATTATGGATTAGAAACCATCACCACAGACATGTGAcagctccacctccacctccctGCTAAATGTGCTAAATAACTAATTTACTCGCTTTGAAGCACACAACAGCACCCCTGGACATGACACTTCTCCCCCTCCTGGTGACCCAGTGTATACACCTACCCAGAACAGCGACGGGATCAACACACAAAAAGCCCCCAGCCTCAGATACCATACCTTTCTGAGGTACTGTGCAGTTGAACTCACAGATGTCTTCATGGACATCTTGAACACATCCTTGACTTAGGGTGAGTCTACATGCTTCTAACCACCATCACTGCAGTCATGAAAATTTAGTTTTCCTCCTACGTCAATGGCTACTGTCCGGTAGTCCACACTCCCATCCTGATGCAGTTCTCACTCACCGTCCTTGGACCCTTCCAGTTTGCGTATTGGTCCAAACAGTCAACTGATAACACAGTCTCTACATCCCTCCATTCTACCCTCAAACCTCTAAGGACTCGTATGTCAGACTGCTGTTCATAGATTTCAGTTCAACATTAAATACCATCAACCTCCAGCAACTGATCTACAAATGGACCAGGTGCAAGTCAACACTTCAATCTGCAATTGTCTGCTGGACTTTCTGATAGGACACTTCGAGGTCCGCGGGGCAGGACTCGCTGTTTCAAAGTTCTGTTCATCAACCCGTCGGGAATCTGAACTGTCTCCACTCTGCCCCTCTACCTCTTCTGTCCTCTGCCCACCTCAACTCTGATGCCAtaaacatgcacatacacacacacatgcacaggcgcacacacacacacacacacacacacacacacacacgtcaataCCCAGatgcacatgtacacacacactaGCCTAGCCACTTTAAGAGCATCAGGGTTTTGTCATCTCTTGTGAATCTTATTTGCCTTGGTTCTCTGACCTTGACTATATTGCACACGCAACATCAACAACGCAAACTTTCTAATGTGTAACAATTGTCAGCAAGTAATCCTGATAATGCTGTAATGGTAATCTTTTCTTACACTGCAGCTCTGCTAATGTTTTGAGATTAACATGGTTGTGCGTCCATGCAGTCAGGGGGGTTGTCGGGGGTGCTTCAGCCATTGCATGAAAATGATGACTCTTTTCCCAGCCTAGCTGCCAGGTCATGGCAGACAAACTCAGTGTTGGGGCAGTAATATGTAAATTAGCCACATTGTTATTATCGAGCAAAATTCATATTGGATCGATCGCAGGCAAGTTTTCAGAAATAAATGGGTAATATGGCTAACAAAATAATTACGTTTGTTAATTTCACACCTAATCGATGGGCAGGCACATCAACTATTTGTCTAcaatgaaaaattacatttctcgTGATAATGCGCTCCAACACTCCTGGGGCTCAGATAGTGGATGAATGTCCcccttaaaatgtgttttgtcaaGTCATCCATGTGTCCTCCTAGTCAATTCAtcaagaaacacattttagtgACATACTTTAATTCTTTTGTCGAGGTTGGCACAAATTCCCAGCCATTACCATGGATAAGGTGGGATTTATGATCTATACAtcaagcagcagcagccaagGGGGGTATCAACTGCTTTTGGTAAGATTTGATTGTGTCTGTTTAGTCGTATGTCTTGAGTAAATATACATCTGGGTCTGTGGAGTGCCTGCCTAAATGTGAAACGGCACAACCTATAGTGCCTGCCAGGATCCTAGATAGATTAATCCATATTCAAAATGGATAGATACCGTTTAGAACATTGTATAGATGTTATAGACTgtcctttgtttctttttacagTCCCTGTGGCAGGCCATATTTAGCTTCTATCTTCACTTTGGAAAATAAGTGACTTACAAGTAAATCTTTGACTATTCACCACAATTTTTGTATAAACATCCCAGTCGTCTTGtctatcacatttttttgctgcttattctTCTTGGAAATGGTCTTGAATTCTGAGTACAAGACTGTGGGTGGGGGCAAATTGTTTCCCGAGTTTCATCCATGACATTATTGTTTTGACCAGTCAGAGTTTCACCAGACACCTGTGAGCGTTTTTCAAAGAAATCCTAAATACTTTGTGtgtttctctacagtttttgaCCTCATTACACTTGACCAACTGACTGAGTGGGAGTGCCCGTCAATATGCGTTCCAGTCTGGATGGACAATTCAGCCCCCACAGCAGAGGACATacaaatgacaataataataacaacaacaacaacaacagcagcagcatcaaTGAGAACAGTGGAAATTCTGGTTCCCAGTATGCACTCTGCGCACTGGGTGTTGGACTCGTGGCCCTTGGCATTGTCATGATTGTATGGAGCGTGGTGCCTGCAGGCCCAACTGGTAACAACAATAGTGGAGGAGATGGTGATTCTTCTGGAAACAGGAAAAGTAAAGCTTCCTCCGTGGCCTTTGTCCTGGTGGGCTCGGGGGTGGTCATGCTGCTGTTGTCGTTGTGTCTGGGAATGAGGAACAAACAGCGGGAGCAGCAGAGGCTCCAGGAGGCCCAGAATCACAGAGGTGTGACAGCCAGGGAGAATGGGGACGTAGAAATGTAAGTAATATTctgttctgtttaaaaaaaaaaaaaaaaaaaaaaagacatccaatTACAGTATTAAGATACAAATGTAATTCAGTGCAGATGAAATCCTCCCCACGAGTGAAACTAGAATTCATGCTTTTAGTGTCTTTATGGGTaccattttttcccttcataTTGTGGTTTACTGCTCTCGCAAATATTACCCATTTTTCTTGTCTCTGACCCCAGTCGTCATGGGAAGCAATTAGGGGGTTAGGGGTGTGCGTTGACTCATTTGCATGTGACAGGAACCCCTCCTCAAAACAGGATGATTTCATAAATGctcctgagattttttttttcaacaactttttATCCTGAGAAATAAGGTTAAAAGGGAAAAATCCACAATATCATCTGACACctttgaagaaagaaaatgttacTTGTCTCTTCTCTTCCTCTGACTGTTTTGTCACAACTGTGTACACAATTTCAAATCTCAAAGGAGAGTCAACACAACTTTGAGCGGATAAGTTCATTTGATCTGGGGTGCACAGTAGCattagtaaaaataataaacaaaaaactaagTAAGCAAAAGTCTGAAACAAGTGTAATAAAATAG
This DNA window, taken from Syngnathoides biaculeatus isolate LvHL_M chromosome 2, ASM1980259v1, whole genome shotgun sequence, encodes the following:
- the tmem51a gene encoding transmembrane protein 51a, producing MRSSLDGQFSPHSRGHTNDNNNNNNNNNSSSINENSGNSGSQYALCALGVGLVALGIVMIVWSVVPAGPTGNNNSGGDGDSSGNRKSKASSVAFVLVGSGVVMLLLSLCLGMRNKQREQQRLQEAQNHRGVTARENGDVEIAEQDTERYNVPTYEEAVGSGQYPVRQSNLQPSSSQLPSYDDLVQVDGVYYEFEGSEVTDPGSQPALATGPVTVVASASNRKPGKSGRKLLPIKIRRIKSEKIPNSQSTAGVSIEPLTPPPQYEDKVPPL